A window from Pseudomonadales bacterium encodes these proteins:
- a CDS encoding UDP-2,3-diacylglucosamine diphosphatase gives MSPASLRARHYRTVWISDVHLGFSGCQADFLLDFLHHVTCDRLYLVGDIIDFWQMRRGLYWPQSHNNVVRTLLGKAKHGTEVIYVPGNHDELLREHDGLQMGNVAIQGRVVHQTADGRRLLVMHGDEFDSVVQCSRLLALAGSQAYALLLRANRLVNFVRSRCGLPYWSLAGHLKHRVKNAVNFISNFESAVALAARRHDVDGVVCGHIHRAEISMIGEVLYLNCGDWVESCTALVEHDDGKIELLHWSDQQHALKAETALPALAA, from the coding sequence ATGTCGCCAGCATCACTCCGGGCCCGTCACTACCGCACTGTATGGATTTCCGATGTCCACCTCGGCTTTTCCGGCTGTCAGGCGGACTTTCTGCTCGATTTTCTGCACCACGTCACCTGCGACCGGCTCTATCTGGTCGGTGACATCATCGACTTCTGGCAGATGCGACGCGGCCTCTACTGGCCGCAAAGCCACAACAACGTGGTGCGCACGCTGCTCGGCAAGGCCAAGCATGGCACCGAGGTGATCTACGTGCCCGGCAACCACGACGAACTGCTGCGCGAGCATGATGGCCTGCAGATGGGCAACGTCGCCATTCAGGGCCGGGTGGTGCACCAGACCGCCGATGGCCGCCGCCTGCTGGTGATGCATGGCGACGAGTTCGACAGCGTGGTGCAGTGCAGCCGACTGCTGGCACTGGCCGGCAGCCAGGCCTACGCGCTGCTGCTGCGTGCCAACCGGCTGGTCAACTTCGTGCGCAGCAGATGTGGACTGCCCTACTGGTCGCTGGCCGGCCATCTGAAGCACAGGGTCAAGAATGCGGTCAACTTCATCTCCAACTTCGAATCGGCGGTGGCGCTGGCAGCACGCCGGCACGATGTCGATGGCGTGGTCTGCGGCCACATTCACCGCGCCGAAATCAGCATGATCGGCGAGGTGCTCTATCTGAACTGCGGCGACTGGGTCGAGAGCTGCACCGCGCTGGTCGAGCATGATGATGGCAAGATCGAACTGCTGCACTGGTCCGACCAGCAGCATGCACTGAAGGCCGAAACCGCGCTGCCGGCGCTGGCGGCATGA
- a CDS encoding outer membrane beta-barrel protein yields MNSKLGLVAAATLALSSSAFASDNFAGFSAGLGLAAVGSELEVTDFTAGDTFTDAQTSTVGLLDIAYSFQLDPQWAVAVGATYDLNNIQAGQGKGSSGMYDNEFDTHYSVYLQPLFAVTANTAVFAKLGYHWMDFEGKDSSGTPPVELDYDGIGYGFGIRTFVTPNLYLQAEAQWLDLGSESFVDSVGDQYKVKASANSGIFSVGYRY; encoded by the coding sequence ATGAACAGCAAACTGGGTCTTGTGGCCGCCGCCACGCTCGCCCTCTCCTCCTCAGCCTTTGCCTCGGATAACTTCGCTGGTTTTTCGGCCGGACTGGGTCTGGCTGCCGTTGGCAGTGAATTGGAAGTCACCGATTTCACCGCAGGTGACACCTTTACCGATGCACAGACCTCGACGGTTGGCCTGCTCGACATCGCCTACAGCTTCCAACTCGATCCACAGTGGGCCGTTGCGGTGGGCGCCACCTACGATCTCAACAACATCCAGGCTGGCCAAGGTAAGGGCAGCAGCGGCATGTATGACAATGAGTTTGACACGCACTACTCGGTCTACCTCCAACCGCTCTTCGCAGTGACTGCGAACACCGCCGTGTTTGCCAAACTGGGCTATCACTGGATGGATTTTGAAGGTAAGGACAGCAGTGGGACTCCACCGGTCGAGCTGGATTACGATGGCATCGGCTATGGGTTTGGCATCAGGACCTTCGTCACGCCGAATCTCTACCTGCAGGCCGAGGCGCAGTGGCTCGATCTGGGTTCGGAATCCTTTGTCGACAGCGTTGGCGACCAGTACAAGGTCAAGGCCAGCGCGAACTCGGGAATTTTCAGCGTCGGCTACCGGTACTGA
- a CDS encoding Zn-dependent alcohol dehydrogenase, with the protein MKAAIMREVGKPLSIEEVQINKPGPREVLIRTAAAGVCHSDLHFIDGHYPYPLPVIMGHESSGVVEAVGSDVTYVQPGDHVITCLSVFCGHCEDCLSGHMSRCQNPEVRRSPMGPQPFSQDGKPIFQFLNLSSFAEQMVVHEHALVKIRKDMPLDRAALIGCGVTTGVGAVIHTAKVEPGSTVAVIGCGGVGLSAINGAAIAGAGRIIAIDMQPAKLELAKRFGATDVVNPKDGDAVARVIEMTGGGVHYSFEAIGLKATAEQAFKMLRRGGAATIIGMIPVGVMIELHGAELLTEKKIQGSIMGSNRFRIDMPRFIDFYMAGKLHLDEMVARRVKLSEVNESLAALKTGETARNVIVFDH; encoded by the coding sequence ATGAAAGCAGCCATCATGCGTGAGGTGGGCAAGCCACTCTCGATCGAAGAGGTGCAGATCAACAAGCCGGGTCCGCGCGAGGTGCTGATCCGCACTGCGGCCGCCGGGGTGTGTCACAGTGACCTGCATTTCATCGACGGCCACTACCCTTATCCATTGCCGGTAATCATGGGGCATGAGTCGTCCGGGGTGGTCGAGGCGGTCGGTTCCGACGTGACCTATGTGCAGCCCGGTGACCATGTCATCACCTGCCTGTCGGTCTTCTGTGGCCATTGCGAGGATTGCCTCTCCGGCCACATGTCGCGCTGCCAGAATCCGGAGGTGCGCCGTTCGCCGATGGGGCCGCAGCCGTTCAGTCAGGATGGCAAGCCGATCTTCCAGTTCCTCAACCTCTCCTCCTTCGCCGAGCAGATGGTGGTGCATGAACATGCGCTGGTGAAGATTCGCAAGGACATGCCGCTCGACCGTGCCGCGCTGATCGGTTGCGGTGTCACCACCGGTGTCGGTGCGGTGATCCACACCGCCAAGGTCGAGCCGGGCTCGACGGTGGCGGTGATCGGTTGCGGTGGCGTCGGGCTGTCGGCGATCAATGGCGCCGCCATCGCCGGCGCCGGACGCATCATCGCCATCGACATGCAGCCGGCCAAGCTGGAGCTGGCCAAGCGCTTCGGTGCCACCGATGTGGTCAATCCGAAGGATGGCGACGCGGTGGCCCGGGTCATCGAGATGACCGGCGGCGGGGTGCACTACTCCTTCGAGGCGATCGGTCTGAAGGCCACTGCCGAGCAGGCGTTCAAGATGCTGCGTCGTGGCGGTGCCGCCACCATCATCGGCATGATCCCGGTCGGGGTGATGATCGAGCTGCATGGCGCCGAGCTGCTGACCGAGAAGAAGATCCAGGGCTCCATCATGGGCTCCAACCGCTTCCGCATCGACATGCCGCGCTTCATCGACTTCTACATGGCCGGCAAGCTCCACCTCGACGAGATGGTGGCGCGGCGGGTCAAGCTCAGCGAGGTGAACGAATCGCTGGCCGCACTTAAGACCGGTGAAACGGCGCGCAATGTGATCGTGTTCGACCATTGA
- the murI gene encoding glutamate racemase gives MSIDPAHPPAPAPIALFDSGIGGLTVLQAVRRRLPAESLLYLADTLHMPYGEKSADWIVARSLALCELLLAQGAKAIVVACNTATSAAAVTLRQRFAVPIIALEPAIKPAAALTRSGVIGVLATPATAEGTRLAGLIAQHAQGHRVLVQPCPGLVEAIESNQSRALIRALLAERIAPLLDAGIDTLVLGCTHYPLVAEEIRALVGPDVVLLDTAEAVARELERRLSQERLLRVDARDSGELALHTSGDPLRLQQQLRHWMADLGDAMVLESASLDLPADRSPITRSL, from the coding sequence ATGTCCATTGACCCTGCACACCCACCCGCTCCGGCGCCGATCGCCCTGTTCGATTCCGGCATCGGTGGCCTGACGGTGTTGCAGGCGGTGCGCCGGCGGCTGCCGGCCGAGTCGCTGCTCTATCTGGCCGACACCCTGCACATGCCCTACGGTGAGAAATCCGCCGACTGGATCGTGGCGCGTTCGCTGGCGCTGTGCGAACTGCTGCTGGCGCAGGGGGCCAAGGCGATCGTCGTGGCCTGCAACACCGCCACCAGCGCGGCGGCCGTGACGCTGCGCCAGCGTTTCGCGGTGCCGATCATCGCGCTCGAGCCGGCCATCAAGCCGGCGGCCGCGCTGACCCGCAGCGGCGTCATCGGGGTGCTGGCCACGCCAGCCACGGCGGAAGGGACGCGCCTGGCCGGGCTGATCGCACAGCACGCACAGGGTCACCGGGTGCTGGTGCAGCCCTGTCCGGGTCTGGTCGAGGCGATCGAGTCCAACCAGTCGCGCGCGCTGATCCGGGCACTGCTGGCCGAGCGGATCGCGCCACTGCTCGATGCCGGCATCGACACCCTGGTGCTCGGCTGCACCCACTATCCGCTGGTGGCCGAAGAGATTCGCGCGCTGGTCGGGCCCGACGTGGTGTTGCTGGACACGGCCGAAGCCGTTGCGCGGGAGCTGGAGCGCCGTCTGTCGCAGGAACGGTTGTTGCGGGTCGATGCCCGCGACAGCGGCGAATTGGCGCTGCACACCAGTGGTGATCCGCTGCGGTTGCAGCAGCAGTTGCGGCACTGGATGGCCGATCTGGGCGATGCCATGGTTTTGGAGTCAGCCTCCCTCGATCTGCCGGCCGATCGGTCGCCGATCACCCGCAGCCTCTGA
- a CDS encoding NnrS family protein, producing the protein MKIALQEAPAPQPPRLALFELGFRPFFALAGIAAVVQLLLWLTMLQFHWPASAGYYPTLGWHVHEMLFGYAVAVVAGFLLTAVRNWTGRPTPVRWPLAALALLWLAGRLLPWCDTLLPHWLIALTDLAFLPLLATVIAIPLLQDRKPHNLVFPPLLLLMAAANLLIHGERLADWPGSSLIGQRLMVDLLVLLLVIFGGRVIPLFSRNALPGMQPVHREWVERGALWSSWLFALLHPLPLPSWLLATLAGSAALLHGMRLAGWHDRRIWRQPMLWVLHLGYGAISIGYLLSAVSLLGGLSSSAASHTLTVGAIGLLTLGMMSRVALGHSGRLIAAAPLTQVAFMLLASAALLRVIVAACGLDSRWLLLSGLLWSSAFAAFVVVYLPILLRPRIDGRPG; encoded by the coding sequence ATGAAAATCGCACTGCAAGAGGCTCCAGCACCACAGCCACCGCGCCTGGCACTGTTCGAGCTGGGTTTTCGCCCCTTTTTCGCCTTGGCCGGCATCGCCGCGGTGGTGCAACTGCTGCTGTGGCTGACCATGCTGCAATTCCACTGGCCCGCCAGCGCTGGCTACTACCCAACCCTCGGCTGGCATGTCCATGAGATGCTGTTCGGCTATGCCGTGGCGGTGGTGGCCGGCTTTCTGCTGACCGCGGTGCGCAACTGGACCGGTCGCCCGACCCCGGTCCGCTGGCCACTGGCCGCGCTGGCGCTGCTGTGGCTGGCAGGCCGACTGCTGCCCTGGTGCGACACCCTGCTGCCACACTGGCTGATCGCGCTGACCGATCTGGCCTTTCTGCCGCTGCTGGCCACTGTCATCGCCATTCCGCTGCTGCAGGACCGCAAGCCGCACAACCTGGTGTTTCCACCGCTGTTGCTGCTGATGGCCGCTGCCAACCTGCTGATCCATGGCGAGCGGCTGGCCGACTGGCCAGGCAGCAGCCTGATCGGCCAGCGGCTGATGGTCGATCTGCTGGTGCTGCTGCTGGTGATCTTTGGCGGACGGGTGATTCCGCTCTTCAGCCGCAACGCCCTGCCCGGCATGCAGCCAGTGCATCGGGAGTGGGTCGAACGCGGCGCCCTCTGGAGCAGTTGGCTCTTCGCCCTGCTGCATCCGCTGCCGCTGCCCTCGTGGCTGCTGGCGACGCTGGCCGGCAGCGCGGCACTGCTGCATGGCATGCGGCTGGCCGGTTGGCATGACCGCCGCATCTGGCGGCAACCGATGCTCTGGGTGCTGCATCTGGGCTACGGCGCGATCAGCATCGGCTATCTGCTCAGTGCGGTCAGCCTGCTCGGCGGCCTCTCCAGTTCCGCCGCCAGCCACACGCTGACCGTGGGCGCCATCGGCCTGCTGACACTGGGCATGATGAGCCGGGTCGCGCTCGGCCACAGCGGACGCCTGATCGCCGCCGCGCCGTTGACCCAGGTCGCCTTCATGCTGCTGGCCAGCGCCGCCCTGTTGCGGGTCATCGTGGCCGCCTGTGGGCTCGACTCCCGCTGGCTGCTGCTTTCCGGTCTGCTGTGGAGCAGCGCCTTCGCGGCATTTGTCGTGGTCTATCTGCCGATTCTGCTGCGGCCACGCATCGATGGCCGTCCCGGCTGA
- a CDS encoding DHA2 family efflux MFS transporter permease subunit, which produces MAGPRILALFAEYGPSYRWYAVFTVMLASFTTLLTGTIINVAIPDIMGTFGMSSDQAQWVSTGYLAATTGFMLLTAWAVEAYGMRFTYLAAMGIFLVGSLMGGFAPTAEVMIVSRIVQGIAGGLMGPLSMLLITQVFPLDKRGMAMGIFSVGVVLAPAMGPTIGGLLVDTFSWHYVFHIQVPLSLLSFPLGILFMPAREGSGPRTPFDWNGLVLLAIFVFTLLTALANGQRYGWNSDYILTLLAVSLVSGVAFIAWEHHSPHPMLNLEIFREPRFAAAAGISFILGAGLFGSTYLVPLFLQTVAGVTPTTSGLLLMPAGLAMAALNPVSGFLSDKIDARLMIWFGLFTFSVSSLLLANIDINTSFFTLIWWVLIGRVGLAAIFPSLNSGALRVLPFRLMSQGSGATNFIRQLGGAFGVNLLTVALQDRISFYYDAFATTQTSGNVVTLELLNKVRALLAANGLPEAQQLPAAIGYLGQMIGSQAATFAYRDTFLGITLIFLLTMLPTALLKLDMPGRVAR; this is translated from the coding sequence ATGGCCGGCCCCAGGATATTGGCGCTGTTTGCCGAATATGGCCCCAGCTACCGCTGGTATGCCGTCTTCACGGTGATGCTCGCCTCCTTCACCACGCTGCTGACCGGCACCATCATCAATGTCGCGATCCCCGACATCATGGGGACCTTCGGCATGAGCAGTGATCAGGCGCAGTGGGTCTCGACCGGCTATCTGGCGGCCACCACCGGCTTCATGCTGCTGACTGCCTGGGCGGTCGAAGCCTATGGGATGCGCTTCACCTATCTGGCGGCGATGGGCATCTTCCTGGTCGGGTCACTGATGGGCGGCTTTGCGCCCACTGCGGAGGTGATGATCGTCTCCCGAATCGTGCAGGGCATCGCCGGCGGCCTGATGGGACCGCTGTCGATGCTGCTGATCACCCAGGTGTTCCCGCTCGACAAGCGCGGCATGGCGATGGGCATCTTCAGTGTCGGCGTGGTATTGGCCCCGGCCATGGGGCCGACGATCGGTGGACTGCTGGTCGACACCTTCAGTTGGCATTACGTCTTCCACATCCAGGTGCCGCTGTCACTGCTGTCGTTTCCGCTCGGCATTCTCTTCATGCCGGCACGCGAGGGCAGCGGGCCGCGCACTCCGTTCGACTGGAACGGACTGGTGTTGCTGGCGATCTTCGTCTTCACGCTGCTGACCGCACTGGCCAACGGTCAGCGTTATGGCTGGAACTCCGACTACATTCTGACCCTGCTGGCGGTTTCGCTGGTCTCGGGCGTTGCCTTCATCGCCTGGGAGCACCACTCCCCCCATCCGATGCTCAATCTGGAGATTTTTCGCGAACCCCGTTTTGCCGCTGCGGCCGGCATCTCCTTCATCCTTGGCGCCGGGCTGTTTGGCTCGACCTATCTGGTGCCACTGTTCCTGCAGACCGTGGCCGGGGTCACGCCAACCACCTCCGGACTGCTGCTGATGCCGGCTGGCCTCGCCATGGCCGCGCTCAACCCGGTCAGTGGTTTCCTCAGCGACAAGATCGATGCGCGGCTGATGATCTGGTTCGGCCTCTTCACCTTCTCGGTTTCGTCGCTGCTGCTCGCCAACATCGACATCAACACCTCCTTCTTCACGCTGATCTGGTGGGTGCTGATCGGCCGGGTCGGTCTGGCGGCGATCTTTCCCAGCCTCAACTCCGGCGCACTGCGGGTGCTGCCGTTCCGGTTGATGAGCCAGGGTTCAGGAGCAACCAACTTCATCCGCCAACTGGGTGGCGCCTTTGGCGTCAACCTGCTGACCGTCGCCCTGCAGGATCGCATCAGCTTTTACTATGACGCCTTTGCCACCACCCAGACCAGCGGCAATGTGGTCACCCTCGAACTGCTGAACAAGGTGCGTGCGCTGCTGGCCGCCAACGGCCTCCCCGAGGCACAGCAGTTGCCTGCGGCGATCGGATACCTCGGCCAGATGATCGGCAGCCAGGCGGCCACCTTCGCCTACCGCGACACCTTCCTCGGCATCACCCTGATCTTTCTGCTGACCATGCTGCCCACTGCACTGCTCAAGCTTGACATGCCCGGCCGCGTGGCGCGATAA
- a CDS encoding HlyD family secretion protein gives MNDASSATLTPTQGRRTLLLGLFAVACLIGAGYWLYQRYTHVYISDARIGASMVSVSSRAPGWVTDLMVSASDRVKKDQPLLTLDARDTTLRLREIEAQIAIAETDLARQKLEHDLLDRQTTNRLDAARSRQEAVQTTLATAQSNYNFAKSELERARTLRQQRLLAEREWDSKQTALDTARQAVERSRAELAAAHSTLLEAEASRDQLRQLEQTILRTQHQLEQLQANRQRQQIDLDDRTVLSPIDGVIDETFTHDGEFIGTGQRILLMHAPDQIWVDANIKETDLDHLKLGQQARITVDGYPELAPEGKVVRIGNAAISQFALLPNANPSGNFTKITQRIPIRIAVDQVEGDLLRPGMMVEVAIEVR, from the coding sequence ATGAATGACGCCAGCTCCGCCACGCTCACGCCAACCCAGGGTCGACGCACCCTGCTGCTGGGACTCTTTGCCGTCGCCTGTCTGATCGGAGCCGGTTACTGGCTCTACCAGCGCTACACCCATGTCTACATCTCCGATGCACGCATCGGTGCCAGCATGGTGTCGGTTTCGAGCCGTGCTCCGGGTTGGGTCACCGATCTGATGGTCAGTGCCAGCGACCGGGTGAAGAAGGATCAGCCGCTGCTCACGCTGGATGCCCGTGACACCACACTGCGTCTGCGCGAGATCGAAGCGCAGATCGCCATCGCCGAAACCGACCTCGCCCGGCAGAAACTGGAGCACGACCTGCTCGATCGGCAAACCACCAACCGTCTGGATGCGGCCCGCTCCCGACAGGAGGCGGTGCAGACCACGCTGGCCACCGCCCAATCCAACTACAACTTCGCCAAGAGCGAGCTGGAGCGTGCCCGCACACTGCGCCAGCAGCGGCTGCTGGCCGAACGCGAGTGGGACAGCAAGCAGACCGCGCTCGACACCGCCCGCCAGGCCGTCGAGCGCAGTCGGGCCGAACTGGCCGCTGCCCATTCGACTCTGCTGGAGGCCGAGGCCAGCCGCGACCAGTTGCGGCAACTGGAGCAGACCATCCTCCGAACCCAGCACCAACTGGAGCAGTTGCAGGCCAACCGCCAGCGCCAGCAGATCGACCTCGATGACCGCACCGTTCTGAGCCCGATCGACGGGGTGATCGACGAGACCTTCACCCACGATGGGGAGTTCATCGGCACCGGACAGCGCATCCTGCTGATGCATGCCCCTGATCAGATCTGGGTCGATGCCAACATCAAGGAGACCGACCTCGACCACCTCAAGCTCGGCCAGCAGGCGCGCATCACCGTCGATGGCTATCCGGAGCTGGCGCCCGAAGGCAAGGTGGTCCGCATCGGCAATGCCGCCATCAGCCAGTTTGCGCTGCTGCCCAACGCCAACCCCAGCGGCAACTTCACCAAGATCACCCAGCGCATTCCGATCCGCATCGCCGTCGATCAGGTCGAAGGTGATCTGCTGCGCCCCGGCATGATGGTGGAGGTTGCGATTGAAGTCCGCTGA
- a CDS encoding MarR family transcriptional regulator translates to MQESSSARELFGFKLVHLARCWRMRLDQQLKHTGLTQSKWNALVYLTRGGDGLLQKDLARYIGIEGPTLVRLLDDLQRQGLIERRSTHRDRRGKTIHLTDAAYPVLTEFHQAAEALRAQLLDGVSEQEMALCIDLFERLLHNLNTIKPAKEQSNHHE, encoded by the coding sequence ATGCAAGAAAGCTCCTCGGCCCGTGAACTGTTCGGATTCAAGCTGGTACATCTGGCCCGCTGCTGGCGCATGCGGCTCGATCAGCAGTTGAAGCACACCGGCCTGACCCAGTCGAAGTGGAACGCGCTGGTCTACCTGACCCGCGGCGGCGATGGCCTGTTGCAGAAGGATCTCGCCCGCTACATCGGCATCGAGGGTCCAACCTTGGTCAGACTGCTCGATGACCTGCAACGACAGGGGCTGATCGAACGTCGCTCCACCCACCGCGACCGCCGCGGCAAGACCATCCACCTCACCGATGCCGCCTATCCGGTGCTCACCGAATTCCATCAAGCCGCCGAAGCGTTGCGCGCGCAACTGCTCGATGGCGTTTCGGAACAGGAGATGGCGCTGTGCATCGACCTGTTCGAGCGTCTGCTGCACAACCTGAACACCATCAAACCCGCCAAGGAGCAATCCAACCATCATGAATGA
- a CDS encoding NAD(P)/FAD-dependent oxidoreductase — translation MATAVKLEPAEQYDAIVIGAGIAGMYQLIKLRELGCSVRVFETGDGVGGTWYWNRYPGARFDSESYSYGYSFSEELLQEWEWSEHFSPQSETLRYLNHVADKFDLRRDIRFNTRVTAAHYSEADSCWTVTTDTGTQARARFLITAVGPLSAATLPAIEGIDSFKGESCHTANWPHHEVDFTGKRVAVIGTGATGVQVIQEVAKSAKQLTVFQRRPNWCTPLNNRPITPEEQRQIKASYPQIFQQCRETNGCFLHKSDPRSALEVSPEEREAFFEHLYQQPGFAIWIGNFMDILMTPEANRTISDFIAKKIRQRVKDPKTAEKLIPTDHGFGTRRVPQETHYYEVYNQPNVELVSLIETPIERITPQGIKTSDREREFDIIIYATGFDAITGALDRIDIRGVGGLKLKDKWQDGPRTYLGLQSVGFPNLFTLVGPHNTATLCNIPRCIEQNVEWVSGVIGHLRSHQLQSVVPSEEAERSWTQHVNEIAEYTLFTKVNSWFTGVNTNVPGKDKPRIVVYVGGAPAYRERCDQESANGYPGFVLQ, via the coding sequence ATGGCCACCGCCGTCAAACTTGAACCTGCCGAACAGTATGACGCCATCGTCATCGGCGCCGGTATTGCCGGCATGTACCAACTGATCAAACTGCGCGAGCTGGGCTGCTCGGTGCGGGTGTTCGAGACCGGCGATGGTGTCGGCGGCACCTGGTACTGGAACCGCTATCCTGGCGCACGCTTCGACTCCGAGAGCTACAGCTACGGCTACTCATTTTCCGAAGAGCTGCTGCAGGAGTGGGAATGGAGTGAGCACTTCTCGCCCCAGTCAGAGACGCTGCGCTATCTCAACCATGTCGCCGACAAGTTCGATCTGCGCCGGGACATCCGGTTCAACACCCGGGTCACCGCGGCCCACTACAGCGAAGCGGACAGCTGCTGGACCGTCACCACCGACACCGGCACCCAGGCCCGTGCACGCTTTCTGATCACCGCGGTCGGTCCGCTCTCGGCAGCGACCCTGCCAGCGATCGAGGGCATCGACAGCTTCAAGGGCGAATCCTGCCACACCGCAAACTGGCCGCACCACGAGGTCGACTTCACCGGCAAGCGGGTGGCGGTGATCGGCACCGGCGCCACCGGCGTGCAGGTGATCCAGGAGGTGGCCAAGAGCGCGAAGCAGCTCACCGTCTTCCAGCGCCGTCCCAACTGGTGCACGCCACTCAACAACCGTCCGATCACGCCCGAGGAGCAGCGCCAGATCAAGGCGAGCTACCCGCAAATCTTCCAGCAGTGCCGTGAGACCAACGGCTGCTTCCTGCACAAGTCCGATCCGCGCAGCGCGCTCGAAGTGTCACCCGAGGAGCGTGAAGCCTTTTTCGAGCACCTCTACCAGCAGCCCGGCTTCGCCATCTGGATCGGCAACTTCATGGACATCCTGATGACGCCCGAGGCCAACAGGACCATCAGCGACTTCATCGCCAAAAAGATTCGCCAGCGGGTCAAGGATCCAAAGACCGCCGAAAAACTGATTCCGACCGACCATGGCTTCGGCACCCGCCGGGTGCCGCAGGAGACCCACTACTACGAGGTCTACAACCAGCCGAACGTCGAACTGGTCTCGCTGATCGAAACACCGATCGAGCGCATCACCCCCCAGGGCATCAAGACCAGCGACCGCGAGCGTGAATTCGACATCATCATCTACGCCACCGGCTTCGATGCGATCACCGGCGCGCTCGACCGCATCGACATCCGCGGCGTCGGCGGTCTCAAACTGAAGGACAAATGGCAGGATGGCCCGCGCACCTACCTCGGGTTGCAGAGCGTCGGCTTCCCCAATCTGTTCACGCTGGTCGGACCGCACAACACCGCCACCCTCTGCAACATCCCGCGCTGCATCGAACAGAATGTCGAGTGGGTCTCCGGAGTGATTGGCCACCTGCGCAGCCACCAGTTGCAGAGCGTCGTCCCCAGCGAAGAGGCCGAGCGGAGCTGGACCCAGCATGTCAACGAGATTGCCGAATACACGCTGTTCACCAAGGTCAACTCCTGGTTCACCGGCGTCAACACCAATGTGCCGGGCAAGGACAAGCCACGCATCGTCGTCTATGTCGGCGGCGCCCCGGCCTACCGCGAGCGGTGCGACCAGGAGAGTGCCAACGGCTATCCGGGCTTTGTGCTGCAATAG
- a CDS encoding DUF2058 domain-containing protein produces MVSPLQEQLLKAGLVNSNQVKKAAKEKYQASQQPGNADPTAEQIRQAQQQKAESDRQRNLEQQQAREQKALAAQIRQLIETQRIDRSGGTVSHQFVDHGKIKKIVLHAQQREQLIRGTLAVVRLDERHELVPVGTAQKIAQRDPGVVVVLNAPPSSAAEDANETDPYADHPIPDDLMW; encoded by the coding sequence ATGGTCAGCCCACTGCAAGAACAGCTGCTCAAGGCGGGACTGGTCAACAGCAACCAGGTCAAGAAGGCCGCCAAGGAGAAGTACCAGGCCAGCCAGCAGCCGGGCAACGCCGACCCGACGGCGGAACAGATCCGGCAGGCACAGCAGCAGAAGGCCGAAAGCGACCGGCAACGCAACCTCGAACAGCAGCAGGCGCGCGAGCAGAAGGCTCTGGCCGCCCAGATTCGCCAGTTGATCGAGACCCAGAGGATCGACCGCAGCGGTGGCACGGTCAGTCACCAGTTCGTCGACCATGGCAAGATCAAGAAGATCGTGCTGCACGCGCAGCAGCGCGAGCAGTTGATTCGCGGCACGCTGGCCGTGGTCCGGCTCGACGAGCGCCATGAGCTGGTGCCGGTCGGCACGGCGCAGAAAATCGCCCAGCGCGATCCGGGCGTTGTCGTGGTGCTGAACGCGCCGCCCAGCAGCGCTGCGGAGGACGCGAATGAGACCGACCCCTACGCCGACCACCCGATTCCCGATGACCTGATGTGGTGA